A single Spirochaetota bacterium DNA region contains:
- the fdhD gene encoding formate dehydrogenase accessory sulfurtransferase FdhD, which yields MDIQLETVHNVKAFQYQEGAFEEITVPISTEYGITIAINGKPFVTIACSGSELFELATGFLVTEGIITNKNEIEGIQFDAKNLIMHITIKETDAIVQRLFTIRSIVSGCGNATQKSEGLKKLTPPSVSPETIIKIGKQFYQTSELHKLTHGVHSAGLYKTTGECIAFYDEIGRHSAIDKLAGYALYNDIPLNDKIVYSTGRISGEIIQKAIVSGFPIIATKGSPTSLAIQLANEYNVVLIAKVRINRFSVFTTSIDLHSIFGMGLTLR from the coding sequence ATGGACATACAGCTTGAAACGGTACACAATGTCAAAGCTTTTCAGTATCAGGAAGGTGCATTTGAGGAAATAACTGTACCAATAAGTACAGAGTATGGTATTACCATAGCAATCAATGGGAAGCCATTTGTTACCATTGCGTGTTCAGGCTCAGAGCTTTTTGAGCTTGCCACAGGATTTCTGGTTACTGAAGGCATCATAACCAATAAAAATGAAATTGAAGGAATACAATTTGATGCAAAAAATTTAATAATGCATATTACAATAAAAGAAACAGATGCAATTGTTCAGCGTCTTTTTACCATTCGTTCAATAGTCTCAGGCTGTGGCAATGCAACACAAAAATCTGAAGGGTTAAAAAAATTAACACCACCAAGCGTGTCACCTGAAACCATTATAAAAATTGGGAAACAGTTTTATCAAACATCTGAATTGCATAAGCTCACCCATGGTGTTCATAGTGCAGGTTTGTACAAAACTACCGGCGAATGTATTGCCTTCTATGATGAGATAGGAAGGCACAGTGCAATTGATAAGTTAGCGGGGTATGCATTATACAATGATATTCCACTCAATGACAAAATAGTGTATTCAACCGGTAGAATATCTGGTGAGATTATTCAGAAAGCCATTGTATCCGGATTTCCTATTATTGCAACCAAAGGCTCACCTACATCACTGGCAATACAACTGGCAAACGAGTACAACGTGGTGCTGATAGCTAAGGTGAGGATAAATCGCTTTAGCGTGTTTACAACATCAATTGATCTTCACTCAATATTTGGTATGGGTTTAACGCTCAGATAA
- a CDS encoding amino acid-binding protein: protein MNVTQLSLFLENKPGHLLNALKVLADENVNILTLTIAEVADFGIVRMIVNKPQKALESLRQHKFVCSPTDVLAIELDDKPGSLMKALETFSKRNLNIEYMYAFTEKRGDKAVMIFKFADIELAKKALLEEGFNVVKKIDLIGE, encoded by the coding sequence ATGAATGTTACACAGTTATCACTTTTTTTGGAAAACAAACCCGGACATTTGCTCAATGCTCTTAAAGTACTTGCTGATGAAAATGTTAATATACTCACGTTAACCATTGCTGAGGTAGCTGATTTTGGTATAGTTAGAATGATCGTCAATAAACCTCAAAAAGCACTGGAATCTCTTCGTCAGCATAAATTTGTTTGTTCACCAACTGATGTACTGGCAATTGAACTTGATGACAAACCTGGCTCTTTGATGAAAGCGCTGGAGACATTTTCAAAAAGAAATTTAAATATAGAGTATATGTATGCATTTACTGAAAAACGAGGTGATAAAGCGGTAATGATATTTAAATTTGCTGATATTGAATTGGCAAAGAAAGCTCTTCTTGAAGAAGGGTTTAATGTTGTGAAAAAGATTGATTTGATTGGAGAATAA
- a CDS encoding pyridoxal phosphate-dependent aminotransferase, which yields MSVATYIAEAMTRSSWIRKMFEEGARLKAQYGEENVYDFSLGNPDVTPPQSFFSTLQSLASQPDPKAHGYMPNAGFMSARAIIAKKVAKDHSIDISGDYVILTCGAAGGLNVALKTILNPGEEVIVPKPYFVEYGFYIANHNGSINLVSTKSDFALDIDSIEKAINEKTRAVLINSPNNPTGVIYSHEDITRLAAVLQRYSEKFGKPIYLLSDEPYRELVYDNSTVPSILSHYSHSMVVSSFSKTLSLPGERIGYIAINPSMPEADIVMAGLILCNRILGFVNAPALMQRVIEKIAFDTVEVKAYSTRRDMICEGLQKAGYSFVKPKGAFYVFCKSPLDDDVVFVKHLLNFNILAVPGVGFGGPGYFRLAFCVPEKVIEKSIPQFKKALESLS from the coding sequence ATGTCAGTTGCTACCTATATTGCTGAAGCCATGACACGCTCGTCATGGATCAGGAAGATGTTTGAAGAGGGGGCTCGTCTTAAAGCACAGTATGGTGAGGAAAATGTCTATGATTTTAGCTTGGGTAACCCTGATGTTACACCACCACAATCATTTTTTTCAACACTGCAATCGTTAGCATCACAACCCGATCCAAAAGCACATGGCTATATGCCAAATGCAGGGTTTATGTCTGCACGCGCCATCATTGCAAAAAAAGTTGCAAAAGATCATTCTATAGATATCAGCGGCGATTATGTTATTTTAACCTGTGGTGCTGCAGGGGGCTTAAATGTTGCATTGAAAACTATATTGAATCCCGGTGAGGAAGTCATAGTGCCTAAACCGTATTTTGTGGAATACGGGTTTTATATTGCAAATCACAATGGTAGTATAAATTTAGTTTCAACAAAATCGGACTTTGCCCTGGACATTGATTCAATAGAAAAAGCAATTAATGAAAAAACGCGAGCAGTGCTTATTAATTCTCCCAATAACCCTACAGGGGTTATCTATTCCCATGAAGATATAACCAGATTGGCTGCAGTACTACAGCGTTACTCTGAAAAATTTGGAAAACCCATTTACCTGCTTTCCGATGAGCCATACCGTGAATTGGTATATGACAATAGTACAGTGCCTAGCATCCTTTCCCATTATTCACATTCAATGGTTGTTTCATCTTTTTCAAAAACATTATCGCTTCCCGGTGAACGAATAGGATACATTGCAATCAATCCTTCCATGCCAGAAGCTGATATTGTTATGGCAGGGCTTATATTATGTAATAGAATATTAGGGTTTGTTAATGCGCCTGCTCTTATGCAACGGGTTATAGAAAAAATTGCATTTGATACTGTTGAAGTAAAAGCATATTCAACACGGCGAGATATGATTTGTGAAGGATTGCAAAAGGCAGGATATTCATTTGTTAAGCCAAAGGGGGCGTTTTATGTTTTCTGTAAGTCCCCACTGGACGATGATGTAGTATTTGTTAAGCATCTTCTTAATTTTAATATACTTGCTGTGCCGGGTGTGGGATTTGGTGGTCCCGGGTATTTTAGATTAGCTTTCTGTGTACCAGAAAAGGTGATTGAAAAATCCATACCACAATTTAAAAAAGCCCTTGAATCACTTTCATAA
- a CDS encoding indolepyruvate oxidoreductase subunit beta, with protein MKNIIFAGVGGQGVILASKILMQVAMNAGYDVKESEVHGMAQRGGSVDCHVRFDKKVYSPLIEKGTADFVVALELLEAMRKLDYLSPQGMLIVNRFKVNPAPVEAGLAKYPEDIESWLCSHVPRCHVVDTTQALKEAGSSRALNIVMLGVLSNFLEFDQKAWEEAIRQSVKEKYVDMNIKAFNLGKNIPVSG; from the coding sequence ATGAAGAATATAATCTTTGCTGGCGTTGGTGGCCAGGGGGTAATACTTGCAAGCAAAATCTTAATGCAGGTTGCCATGAATGCAGGGTATGATGTCAAGGAGTCTGAAGTTCATGGCATGGCACAGCGTGGTGGCAGTGTTGATTGCCATGTCAGATTTGATAAAAAGGTATATTCGCCACTTATTGAAAAAGGAACAGCCGATTTTGTGGTGGCACTGGAGTTACTTGAAGCTATGAGAAAACTGGACTATCTATCGCCACAGGGGATGCTTATTGTTAACAGGTTTAAGGTAAACCCTGCCCCTGTGGAAGCAGGGCTTGCAAAATATCCTGAAGATATTGAAAGCTGGCTGTGCAGCCATGTGCCCCGATGCCATGTGGTTGATACAACCCAGGCATTAAAAGAAGCTGGTTCAAGCAGGGCGCTCAATATAGTAATGCTGGGAGTTTTATCTAATTTTCTTGAATTTGATCAGAAGGCATGGGAAGAAGCAATACGACAGAGTGTTAAGGAAAAGTATGTAGATATGAATATAAAAGCATTTAACTTAGGGAAGAATATTCCTGTATCAGGGTAG
- a CDS encoding adenylosuccinate synthase, which translates to MGCTVIIGTQWGDEGKAKMIDYYSQKADIIVRYQGGANAGHTVVVNGKKHVFHLIPSGILHEGTVCVIGNGVVLDPVQLIEECQLLEKEGIDVRKRLYISDAAHLLLPFHKELDAAMEEARSNKIGTTKRGIGPCYADKCLRVGIRVGDIFDEEYLKERLTTALAVKNTQFERCYNRKGFLFEEIYDLLMQFKAYAGNLAINTPYYLHTEAKKGKNILLEGAQGNALDIDHGTYPFVTSSNPSIGGAIAGSGINPFLINEVVGITKAYVTRVGEGPFPTEEKGEAGEIMRQRGGEFGATTGRPRRCGWFDMELLKHTIRINGITTIALTKLDVLSGFETIKVAVGYSVNGKKIDYFPSAMQDKIVPLYEEHPGWEEDISQCTSFKEMPKNAQNYVQFIQDSLQVPISIISVGPDRANTFELK; encoded by the coding sequence ATGGGTTGTACAGTTATTATTGGCACTCAATGGGGTGATGAAGGCAAAGCAAAGATGATTGATTACTATTCGCAGAAAGCGGATATTATTGTACGATATCAGGGTGGTGCCAATGCCGGGCATACAGTGGTGGTTAATGGGAAAAAGCATGTATTCCACCTTATTCCCTCGGGTATTTTGCATGAAGGCACTGTTTGCGTGATAGGTAATGGTGTAGTTCTGGATCCTGTGCAACTTATTGAAGAGTGCCAGCTGCTTGAAAAAGAAGGCATTGATGTCCGCAAACGGTTATATATCTCTGATGCTGCTCATCTTCTTTTGCCATTTCATAAAGAACTTGATGCTGCAATGGAGGAAGCGCGGTCAAATAAAATTGGCACCACAAAACGGGGTATTGGGCCATGTTATGCTGACAAATGCCTGCGGGTGGGTATCAGGGTTGGTGATATCTTTGACGAAGAATACCTCAAGGAAAGGCTTACAACAGCGCTTGCTGTGAAAAATACTCAGTTTGAACGCTGTTATAATAGAAAAGGTTTTTTATTTGAAGAAATATATGACCTCCTCATGCAATTCAAGGCGTATGCCGGCAATCTAGCTATTAACACTCCTTATTATTTGCATACTGAGGCCAAAAAAGGTAAAAATATATTACTAGAAGGCGCGCAGGGTAATGCTCTTGATATTGATCATGGCACCTATCCGTTTGTTACCTCATCAAATCCCAGTATAGGCGGGGCGATAGCCGGTTCAGGAATAAATCCTTTTTTAATAAATGAAGTCGTTGGCATTACCAAGGCGTATGTTACCCGTGTTGGCGAAGGCCCATTCCCAACAGAAGAAAAAGGTGAAGCTGGTGAGATTATGCGTCAGCGTGGTGGTGAATTTGGTGCTACTACCGGGCGTCCACGACGTTGTGGCTGGTTTGATATGGAGCTTTTAAAACATACCATTCGCATTAATGGGATAACAACTATAGCGTTGACCAAATTAGATGTGCTGTCAGGTTTTGAAACAATCAAGGTAGCAGTTGGATATTCGGTTAATGGGAAAAAGATTGATTATTTCCCTTCAGCTATGCAGGATAAAATTGTGCCTCTTTATGAAGAACATCCCGGCTGGGAAGAAGATATTTCACAGTGTACATCGTTTAAAGAGATGCCAAAAAATGCACAGAATTATGTACAATTTATCCAGGATAGTTTGCAGGTGCCTATCTCCATTATTTCCGTTGGGCCTGATAGGGCAAATACATTTGAATTGAAATGA
- the lepB gene encoding signal peptidase I has product MIEQKDSFNVFAKVLFAVVGFIVGFIAIRLFFIPVKIDNSLMEPTFTVNDYVWFYKTKNVDSGSIVLYKSPLTGKLVSRVIARSGETVEIVNKVLYVNGIKYAPAWAVKKSDTRIFPSRYVNRDNMNTITVPDGHVFVLNDNWDTPNDSRLFGVIAIEDIVGKYLFKISLKK; this is encoded by the coding sequence ATGATTGAACAAAAAGATTCATTTAATGTTTTTGCTAAAGTTTTGTTTGCAGTGGTAGGGTTTATAGTTGGGTTTATTGCTATACGCCTTTTTTTTATTCCGGTAAAGATTGACAACTCCTTAATGGAGCCCACTTTTACAGTCAATGATTATGTGTGGTTTTATAAAACAAAAAATGTTGATTCAGGTTCGATAGTTCTTTACAAAAGCCCACTTACAGGAAAACTTGTAAGCAGGGTGATTGCTAGATCTGGTGAAACGGTAGAGATAGTTAATAAAGTGCTGTATGTAAATGGGATAAAATATGCACCAGCGTGGGCAGTTAAAAAAAGCGATACACGGATATTCCCTTCCCGATATGTAAACCGGGATAATATGAACACAATAACCGTGCCTGATGGTCATGTTTTTGTATTGAACGATAACTGGGATACTCCCAATGATAGCAGGCTATTTGGTGTCATTGCAATTGAAGACATTGTTGGGAAATATTTATTCAAGATTTCACTTAAAAAGTGA
- a CDS encoding cation transporter: MENLYQKALTVSYFTVGYNILEGVASVIAGAFAGSIALVGFGLDSFVESLSGMIMIWRFKKHGIVSQEEEEEVEQRALKLVGYTFFILAAYILYESVKKLYYVEIPDTSLVGIIIAVLSIIIMPALYVTKVQVGKAIGSKSLLSDAKETLACTFLSVALLLGLGLNYLWGLWQADPIVGIVVAFYLIKEGREIVTGEED; the protein is encoded by the coding sequence ATGGAAAATCTTTATCAAAAAGCATTAACAGTATCATATTTTACCGTTGGGTATAATATACTGGAAGGAGTGGCGTCTGTTATTGCGGGTGCTTTTGCCGGCAGTATTGCTCTGGTTGGTTTTGGTCTTGATAGCTTTGTTGAGTCACTATCGGGTATGATAATGATATGGCGTTTTAAAAAACATGGCATTGTGTCACAAGAAGAGGAAGAAGAAGTTGAACAAAGGGCACTGAAACTGGTGGGGTATACGTTTTTTATTCTGGCAGCATATATACTCTATGAGTCGGTAAAAAAATTATATTATGTAGAAATTCCTGATACAAGCCTGGTTGGGATTATTATTGCTGTATTGTCAATTATCATTATGCCAGCACTGTACGTTACAAAGGTGCAGGTGGGTAAGGCAATAGGCAGTAAAAGCTTGCTTTCGGATGCAAAGGAAACACTTGCCTGTACGTTTCTTTCGGTGGCGCTGCTACTTGGTCTGGGATTGAATTACCTGTGGGGTCTGTGGCAGGCCGACCCCATTGTTGGAATTGTAGTGGCGTTTTATTTAATAAAAGAAGGCAGGGAGATAGTTACCGGGGAAGAGGATTAA
- a CDS encoding phenylacetate--CoA ligase, whose amino-acid sequence MFNKQYEAMEIKKLKELQLERLKWSLKHAYNNVPYYRQSFDKAGFNPDKFSSLDDLKHVPFLMKQAMRDNYPFGLFAVPMEKVVRIHSSSGTTGNATVVGYTKNDIEVWAEVMARTIAAAGGTEKDIIQVAYGYGLFTGGLGAHYGAEKLGATVIPISGGNTERQLMLIKDFGTTMLACTPSYAINMADFVEKKMKDFDFRKTKLRAGIFGAEPWTESMRKEIESRMGIDAYDIYGLSEVIGPGVSCECSEKSGLHVFEDHFYVEVIDPQTGEVLPEGEKGEIVYTSLTKEACPVIRYRSRDITRIYRDACKCGRTLIKMEKVTGRSDDMLIIRGVNVFPMQIEAVLMEIEGTEPHYQIIVDRKGALDDVEIMVEVNEKIFTDELGALKGLAERIEQRIRSALGISAKITLVEPSTLQRSEGKAKRVIDKRQLS is encoded by the coding sequence ATGTTCAATAAACAGTATGAAGCAATGGAAATTAAAAAGTTAAAGGAATTGCAGCTTGAGCGATTGAAGTGGTCATTGAAGCATGCGTATAATAATGTCCCCTATTATCGCCAGTCATTTGATAAGGCAGGGTTTAATCCTGATAAATTCTCTTCGCTTGATGATCTGAAACATGTGCCATTTTTAATGAAGCAGGCCATGCGTGATAATTATCCGTTTGGCCTTTTTGCTGTTCCCATGGAAAAAGTTGTACGCATTCACTCATCATCCGGCACAACTGGCAATGCTACAGTAGTTGGATATACAAAAAATGATATTGAGGTGTGGGCTGAAGTAATGGCTCGTACTATCGCCGCTGCAGGTGGTACTGAGAAAGACATTATTCAAGTGGCATACGGGTATGGTCTTTTTACCGGTGGTCTGGGAGCACACTATGGGGCCGAAAAGTTAGGAGCTACTGTTATCCCTATTTCAGGTGGCAATACTGAACGGCAACTGATGTTAATAAAAGATTTTGGTACCACGATGCTGGCATGTACACCTTCGTATGCAATCAACATGGCTGACTTTGTTGAAAAAAAGATGAAGGATTTTGACTTTAGAAAAACTAAATTGAGAGCAGGTATATTTGGTGCTGAACCATGGACTGAAAGCATGCGAAAAGAGATTGAAAGCCGCATGGGTATTGATGCCTACGATATCTATGGTTTAAGTGAGGTTATAGGACCAGGCGTATCGTGCGAGTGCAGCGAAAAGTCAGGTTTACATGTATTTGAAGATCATTTTTATGTTGAGGTGATAGATCCCCAAACAGGTGAGGTGTTGCCAGAAGGAGAAAAAGGTGAGATTGTGTATACATCGCTTACCAAGGAGGCATGTCCGGTGATACGGTATCGTTCACGCGATATTACAAGGATTTATCGTGACGCGTGTAAATGTGGGCGTACTTTAATAAAGATGGAAAAAGTTACTGGCCGAAGCGACGATATGCTCATTATACGTGGTGTCAATGTATTTCCGATGCAGATAGAAGCGGTGCTCATGGAAATAGAAGGTACCGAGCCACACTACCAGATTATAGTGGACCGCAAAGGTGCACTGGATGATGTTGAAATAATGGTTGAGGTAAACGAAAAGATATTCACTGATGAATTGGGTGCATTGAAAGGTCTTGCTGAAAGGATTGAGCAGCGCATACGAAGTGCTTTAGGGATAAGTGCCAAGATTACACTGGTTGAGCCAAGCACGTTACAGCGCAGTGAAGGAAAAGCAAAACGAGTAATTGATAAGCGACAGCTCTCATAA
- a CDS encoding HepT-like ribonuclease domain-containing protein, with product MQFNYAKGRIIDTIEFISREMSEFSTDYAQRQYKEYASDNKLQKLIDRTIENILTALIEVSGTVLAENAIMADNYADVLRKTGNFFNFRDDECEILATLAIQRNRLAHRYLNFRWQVVKYYKDNENTIKKLIYAIFEYEKGKNS from the coding sequence ATGCAGTTTAACTATGCTAAAGGGAGAATAATTGATACTATTGAATTTATATCCAGAGAGATGAGTGAATTTTCAACTGATTATGCACAAAGGCAATATAAAGAATATGCGTCTGATAATAAACTGCAAAAGCTGATTGATAGGACAATAGAAAACATATTGACAGCTTTAATAGAAGTTAGTGGGACAGTTCTTGCTGAAAATGCCATTATGGCTGATAATTATGCTGATGTATTAAGAAAAACTGGTAATTTTTTTAATTTTCGTGATGATGAATGTGAGATATTAGCTACACTGGCTATTCAAAGAAACAGGTTGGCCCATAGATATTTAAATTTTAGATGGCAGGTTGTGAAATATTATAAAGATAATGAAAATACTATAAAGAAGCTCATTTATGCTATATTTGAATATGAGAAAGGGAAAAATAGTTAA
- a CDS encoding iron-sulfur cluster assembly scaffold protein produces MKNDILKNHFLHPRNVGIVQNYNHKIIVKSDQCNDVITFTVTIAHTTIGDIKFEAYGCGYAIAGASVVSDAVKGKDIDEGIRDVEEMLNTMIIPDSNIRCVQLSLKAIKQLKDTILSNGHTA; encoded by the coding sequence ATGAAAAATGATATTCTAAAAAACCATTTTTTACATCCACGTAATGTAGGAATAGTGCAAAACTATAATCATAAAATTATTGTCAAAAGTGATCAATGTAATGATGTGATTACTTTTACGGTAACTATCGCACATACTACAATTGGTGATATTAAATTTGAAGCGTATGGATGTGGCTATGCCATAGCTGGTGCATCAGTGGTGAGCGATGCTGTTAAAGGTAAAGATATTGACGAGGGGATACGTGATGTGGAAGAAATGCTTAACACTATGATAATTCCGGATTCTAATATACGGTGCGTACAGCTTTCATTGAAGGCCATAAAACAATTAAAGGATACCATACTATCAAATGGACATACAGCTTGA
- a CDS encoding HEAT repeat domain-containing protein yields the protein MKYRILSLVISLFVFTEILLADDYIEMLKNGTWEQRITAMYTLGYSGNKKAFWYLVKYLDQSFQSENQSLGVRVRQAAAISLGRLKDDRAIPYLVERYKKEDNTEVKRAIIFALRFFKPTPEAITVVKQGLADSNKDIKWEALMVSSVYCDSSLASDIAQLANSDDPEIKVIAAYIQYTLNQNKPENEALMRKSLTHKSPLVRYWASHFLVKSVGTPALEDIMKALEIESVWWVANEMENSIYILSRKKFNEEMVEQLGSFRFVVDKKEKQQQ from the coding sequence ATGAAATACCGAATACTATCACTTGTTATTTCATTATTTGTTTTTACAGAAATACTTCTGGCTGATGATTATATAGAAATGCTGAAAAACGGTACCTGGGAACAACGAATCACTGCCATGTACACGTTAGGCTATTCCGGGAATAAAAAGGCTTTCTGGTACCTGGTTAAATATCTTGACCAATCATTTCAGTCAGAAAACCAGTCTTTAGGCGTGCGGGTACGCCAGGCAGCGGCTATTTCATTGGGACGGCTTAAAGATGATCGTGCAATACCCTATTTAGTTGAACGCTACAAAAAAGAGGACAACACTGAGGTTAAGCGTGCAATTATTTTTGCTCTTCGTTTTTTTAAGCCTACCCCAGAGGCTATAACGGTTGTAAAGCAAGGTCTTGCTGATTCCAATAAAGACATTAAATGGGAAGCGCTCATGGTATCAAGTGTATATTGCGACAGTTCCTTAGCATCGGACATTGCCCAGCTTGCAAACAGCGATGACCCGGAAATTAAGGTCATTGCTGCATATATCCAGTACACACTTAACCAGAATAAGCCCGAAAATGAAGCACTTATGCGTAAATCATTGACACATAAAAGCCCACTGGTACGCTACTGGGCATCACATTTTCTGGTAAAATCAGTAGGAACGCCTGCACTTGAAGATATAATGAAAGCACTTGAGATTGAATCAGTATGGTGGGTTGCAAACGAAATGGAGAATAGCATTTATATACTGTCCCGTAAGAAATTTAATGAAGAGATGGTTGAGCAGTTGGGCTCTTTCAGATTTGTAGTGGATAAAAAAGAAAAACAACAGCAATAA
- a CDS encoding nucleotidyltransferase domain-containing protein yields the protein MERQKEKQRICNLLKDYFKVKAQGYNIVLVFLYGSWAAGLAGKDSDIDIAIMIEGEKSEEEIFSTINSITLELLDNLKRDITILYIDNDISKPLLHYNAIVKGIPVYISDFYRYVDVWLKAIDAMEDFSIFGIKWKLEVTEKRMKDLYNAV from the coding sequence ATGGAAAGGCAAAAAGAAAAACAAAGAATTTGCAATTTATTAAAGGATTATTTTAAGGTAAAAGCACAGGGATATAATATTGTTTTGGTATTTCTTTATGGCTCATGGGCTGCTGGTTTGGCTGGTAAGGATTCTGATATTGATATTGCAATTATGATAGAAGGGGAAAAAAGCGAAGAAGAAATTTTTTCAACGATTAATTCTATCACCCTGGAACTTCTTGATAATTTAAAACGTGATATCACTATTCTATATATAGATAATGATATCTCAAAACCACTTTTGCATTATAATGCTATTGTAAAAGGAATACCGGTATATATAAGTGATTTTTATAGATATGTTGACGTGTGGTTAAAAGCAATAGACGCTATGGAGGATTTTTCAATATTTGGGATAAAATGGAAATTGGAAGTAACAGAAAAAAGAATGAAGGATTTGTACAATGCAGTTTAA
- a CDS encoding thiamine pyrophosphate-dependent enzyme produces the protein MQKKVMLGNEAIARGAYEAGCIVAAAYPGTPSTEILETIAAEYPDIKAQWSPNEKVALEVVAGASVAGARAMAAMKHVGLNVAADPLFTFSYTGVNGGFVIINADDPGAWSSQNEQDNRHYARAAKLPMIEPTSPEEARKYTKLAFELSEQFDRPVIVRITTRIAHSQGIVTLEEPNKPELKPFVRNPQKYVMIPAHARPRHVFIEEQMLKLKEYSNTCELNSIEWNSKKRGVITNGVAYQYVKDVCPDASILKIGVAWPLPDAKIHEFCSNVEELYVVEELDPFIEDYVRALGYKPVGKEIIPLCGELTPEIIDMAINKKRPKNEIPVYSGTIPGRPPALCKGCPHGFVFEVLKKLDVVVNGDIGCYTLAVLPPYSAMHTQGCMGASIGMHLGFEKARGEEMARNSVAVIGDSTFVHSGITPLIDLVYNKGTGTVIILDNRVTAMTGHQDHPATGRTLKGEETHELDLELLCKAVGVKRVRKIDPKNIEEFEKAVREEMATKEPSVIISLRKCILTK, from the coding sequence ATGCAAAAAAAGGTAATGCTGGGCAATGAAGCTATAGCCCGTGGTGCGTATGAAGCCGGGTGTATAGTTGCTGCTGCGTATCCCGGTACGCCCAGTACAGAAATTCTGGAAACAATAGCAGCAGAATATCCAGATATTAAAGCACAGTGGTCACCCAATGAAAAGGTGGCATTAGAGGTTGTAGCAGGTGCTTCGGTTGCGGGTGCTCGGGCAATGGCAGCCATGAAACACGTGGGCTTAAATGTAGCAGCCGATCCGCTTTTTACATTTTCATACACCGGAGTCAATGGTGGTTTTGTTATTATTAATGCGGATGACCCGGGAGCATGGAGTTCACAGAATGAGCAGGATAACCGCCATTATGCACGTGCTGCAAAATTACCAATGATTGAACCCACAAGCCCTGAAGAAGCACGCAAATACACTAAATTAGCGTTTGAATTATCTGAACAGTTTGATCGCCCTGTTATTGTACGCATTACTACCCGTATTGCTCATTCTCAGGGTATTGTTACCTTAGAAGAACCAAATAAACCTGAATTAAAACCATTTGTGCGTAATCCTCAAAAATATGTCATGATACCTGCCCATGCACGCCCCCGGCATGTATTTATTGAAGAGCAGATGCTGAAATTAAAAGAATATTCAAATACATGTGAACTGAATTCTATAGAATGGAATTCAAAAAAGCGTGGAGTTATTACTAATGGCGTTGCATACCAGTATGTGAAGGATGTGTGCCCGGATGCGTCAATATTAAAGATTGGGGTAGCATGGCCTCTGCCTGATGCAAAGATTCATGAATTTTGTAGTAATGTTGAAGAACTATATGTAGTAGAAGAACTTGACCCATTTATTGAAGATTATGTACGGGCATTGGGATACAAGCCAGTTGGGAAAGAAATAATCCCTTTATGTGGAGAGTTAACCCCTGAAATAATAGATATGGCAATCAATAAGAAACGGCCAAAGAATGAAATACCGGTGTATTCCGGTACAATACCCGGAAGGCCACCGGCGTTATGTAAAGGGTGCCCCCATGGTTTTGTATTTGAGGTATTAAAAAAGTTAGATGTTGTTGTTAATGGCGATATTGGCTGTTATACACTGGCAGTGTTACCACCCTATTCTGCAATGCACACCCAAGGTTGTATGGGTGCAAGTATTGGGATGCATTTGGGTTTTGAAAAAGCACGTGGGGAAGAGATGGCGCGAAACAGTGTTGCAGTTATTGGTGATTCAACATTTGTTCATTCAGGGATAACCCCTTTAATCGACTTAGTATACAATAAGGGTACTGGTACAGTCATAATTCTGGATAACCGTGTAACAGCAATGACGGGACATCAGGACCACCCTGCTACAGGAAGGACTTTAAAAGGTGAAGAAACCCATGAACTGGATTTAGAGCTTTTGTGCAAGGCAGTTGGTGTAAAACGAGTACGAAAAATTGACCCAAAAAATATAGAAGAATTTGAAAAAGCTGTTCGTGAAGAGATGGCAACAAAAGAGCCGTCAGTTATTATTTCGTTGCGGAAATGTATTTTGACAAAGTAA